A single Brevundimonas sp. SL130 DNA region contains:
- the rpiA gene encoding ribose-5-phosphate isomerase RpiA, with protein MSDIQKKNAGEAAAAYVEAGMVVGLGTGSTAAWFVKALAARGLSGLRCVPTSEKTADLARELGLTLSTLEDTPRIDLTVDGADEVGPGLALIKGGGAALLREKLVWEASSRCIVIADAAKVVPVLGTFPLPIEVVAFGHKTTANRIADVLIDHDISQPARVRQADRGLVRTDGGNLIYDAGCKAIHDPVRLADDLKLITGVVEHGLFLDLADLAIIGTDTGVEIITP; from the coding sequence ATGAGCGACATCCAGAAAAAGAACGCAGGCGAGGCCGCCGCCGCATACGTCGAGGCCGGCATGGTGGTCGGTCTGGGCACCGGATCCACCGCCGCCTGGTTCGTCAAGGCCCTGGCGGCGCGCGGCCTGTCGGGTCTGCGCTGTGTGCCGACCTCGGAAAAGACCGCCGACCTGGCGCGGGAACTGGGCCTGACTCTGTCGACCCTGGAGGATACGCCGCGCATCGATCTGACCGTTGACGGCGCCGACGAGGTCGGTCCCGGCCTGGCCCTGATCAAGGGCGGCGGTGCGGCTCTGTTGCGCGAGAAACTGGTCTGGGAGGCGTCCAGCCGGTGCATCGTCATCGCCGACGCCGCCAAGGTGGTGCCGGTGCTGGGGACCTTCCCCCTGCCGATCGAGGTGGTCGCCTTCGGCCACAAGACCACGGCCAATCGCATCGCTGACGTGCTGATCGACCATGACATCAGCCAACCCGCCCGCGTCCGTCAGGCGGATCGCGGTCTGGTCCGCACCGACGGCGGCAATCTGATCTATGACGCGGGATGCAAGGCCATCCACGACCCGGTGCGTCTGGCCGATGATCTGAAGCTGATCACCGGCGTGGTCGAACACGGGCTTTTCCTGGACCTGGCGGATCTGGCGATTATCGGCACGGACACGGGCGTGGAGATCATCACGCCCTGA
- the glmU gene encoding bifunctional UDP-N-acetylglucosamine diphosphorylase/glucosamine-1-phosphate N-acetyltransferase GlmU, with the protein MTSQTRPRAAIILAAGQGTRMKSPLPKVLHPVAHRAMLDHAIDAAEGLGCERIIVVVGTHSPEVRAHVVKRLGEAAVAVQDPPLGTGHAVRAAEQALAGFDGDVVITYGDVPLLKAADIEPVFAGEGVTVIGFEARDPGAYGRLIIEGDTLTAITEAKEASPEVLAITACNSGVMAAPAALLFSLLAEVRNDNAKGEYYLTDVVELARRAGHPTHAVFAAEDAVMGVNAQAELAQAEALFQAVQRETFLAAGVTMSAPDTVHFAWDTQVGGGTVIEPFVVFGPGAVIKGGARIRSFSHIEGARVASGAEVGPYARLRPGADLAEGVKIGNFVEVKNVKMAAGAKANHLAYLGDGSVGAGANIGAGTIFCNYDGFNKARTEVGAGAFVGSNSSLVAPVSVGAGAIVASGSVITEDVPQDALAFGRARQTLKPNAGAAFREKAKAKKEAAKAAKQK; encoded by the coding sequence ATGACCAGCCAGACGCGCCCACGCGCCGCCATCATTCTCGCCGCCGGTCAGGGCACGCGAATGAAATCGCCCCTGCCCAAGGTGCTGCACCCCGTCGCCCATCGCGCCATGCTGGATCACGCCATCGACGCGGCGGAGGGGTTGGGCTGCGAGCGGATCATCGTCGTGGTCGGAACCCATTCGCCCGAAGTGCGCGCCCACGTCGTCAAACGCCTGGGCGAGGCCGCCGTCGCCGTTCAGGATCCTCCGCTGGGCACAGGCCACGCCGTCCGCGCGGCGGAACAGGCGCTGGCCGGGTTCGACGGCGACGTGGTGATCACCTATGGCGACGTACCCTTGCTGAAGGCCGCCGACATCGAACCGGTTTTCGCCGGCGAAGGCGTCACGGTGATCGGCTTCGAGGCCCGCGATCCCGGCGCCTACGGCCGACTGATCATCGAAGGCGATACGCTTACGGCCATCACCGAGGCCAAGGAGGCCTCGCCCGAGGTCCTGGCGATCACCGCCTGCAACTCCGGCGTCATGGCCGCGCCTGCCGCCCTGCTCTTCTCGCTTCTGGCCGAAGTCCGCAACGACAACGCCAAGGGCGAATATTATCTGACCGACGTGGTGGAGCTGGCCCGCAGGGCCGGTCACCCAACCCACGCCGTCTTCGCTGCGGAGGACGCCGTAATGGGCGTCAACGCCCAGGCCGAGTTGGCCCAGGCCGAGGCCCTGTTTCAGGCCGTCCAGCGTGAGACCTTCCTCGCGGCGGGCGTGACCATGAGCGCGCCCGACACCGTCCATTTCGCCTGGGACACTCAGGTCGGCGGCGGAACCGTGATCGAACCCTTCGTCGTCTTCGGCCCCGGCGCGGTGATCAAGGGCGGCGCCCGGATTCGCAGCTTCAGCCATATTGAGGGCGCGCGCGTCGCCTCCGGCGCCGAGGTCGGGCCCTATGCCCGGCTGCGGCCCGGCGCGGATCTGGCCGAGGGGGTCAAGATCGGCAACTTCGTCGAGGTCAAGAATGTGAAGATGGCTGCGGGCGCCAAGGCCAATCACCTGGCCTATCTGGGCGACGGATCGGTCGGGGCCGGCGCCAACATCGGGGCCGGCACCATCTTCTGCAACTACGACGGCTTCAACAAGGCCAGGACCGAGGTCGGCGCCGGCGCCTTCGTCGGCTCGAACTCCAGTCTTGTGGCGCCGGTCTCGGTCGGCGCCGGGGCCATCGTCGCCTCAGGTTCGGTGATCACCGAAGATGTGCCGCAAGACGCCCTGGCCTTCGGCCGCGCCCGTCAAACCCTCAAGCCGAACGCCGGCGCCGCCTTCCGGGAGAAGGCCAAAGCCAAGAAGGAAGCGGCCAAGGCCGCCAAGCAGAAATGA
- a CDS encoding HAD-IA family hydrolase: MSDRDLEGWTIAFDLDGTLVDSAPDLIGTLNRLLVEEGLPPVPMASAQTLIGSGARALLAHGFEAAGASAERAQSEALFERFMSDYSAHIADGSLPFEGVVETLERLKDRGAILVVATNKRSDLSELLLEKLDLTRHFAAIVGPDRVSARKPSGVHLREAVVKAGGDPERAIMVGDAAPDADAAKDAGMPCILTTFGYTPVPVETLGGDVLIDSFEDVEEAIDGILSDFYVMRALKF, translated from the coding sequence ATGAGCGATCGCGACCTCGAAGGCTGGACCATCGCCTTCGACCTGGATGGAACCCTGGTCGATTCCGCGCCGGACCTGATCGGAACTCTAAACCGCCTGTTGGTTGAGGAGGGATTGCCGCCCGTGCCGATGGCCTCGGCCCAGACCCTGATCGGGTCCGGCGCAAGGGCCCTGCTCGCGCATGGATTCGAGGCGGCTGGCGCGTCGGCCGAGCGGGCCCAGTCGGAGGCGCTGTTCGAGCGGTTCATGAGCGACTACTCGGCCCATATCGCCGACGGATCCCTGCCGTTCGAAGGGGTGGTCGAAACCCTGGAGCGCCTGAAGGATCGCGGCGCCATCCTGGTGGTGGCGACCAACAAGCGGTCCGACCTGTCCGAGCTGCTGCTCGAGAAACTGGACCTGACCCGCCATTTCGCCGCCATCGTTGGGCCCGACCGGGTGTCTGCGCGAAAGCCGTCCGGCGTCCATCTGCGGGAGGCTGTCGTCAAGGCCGGCGGCGATCCAGAGCGGGCCATCATGGTCGGGGACGCTGCGCCGGACGCGGACGCGGCCAAGGATGCCGGAATGCCCTGTATTCTGACGACCTTTGGCTACACGCCGGTTCCCGTAGAAACCCTGGGCGGCGACGTCCTGATAGACTCGTTCGAGGACGTCGAAGAGGCGATCGACGGCATCCTGTCCGACTTCTACGTCATGAGGGCGCTGAAATTCTGA
- a CDS encoding dicarboxylate/amino acid:cation symporter, which yields MFARFFRIPLWQRTFAGLALGVIAGLILRERAEIWLQPIGDIYLNLIRMVVAPLVLFTIASSIAKLGEGAGAVRLGVRTIVWFAITSLLAVLVGFAFGHIINPGVGLSNLPLGEVKERVIPTPLEVLIGVVPTNPFAALAEGRVLQIIFFSALIGVALVALGDRAQNVRRLVDEGAAVIFRITRWVIQLTPIGVFGLIGSVVGGYGWEALLPLLKFIGAIYAACLFHILIVYSGLLKLHGLKVTSFFRGAFAAQQTAFATSSSLGTLPITLRQTVERLGVPQAYAAFAVPLGANVKMDGCGAIYPAIAAIFIAQYFQIDLTLTQYILIGLTAVLGSLGTAGVPGTSIVMLTLTLSTAGLPLEGIGYIVAIDRIIDMMRTATNVTGQMLVPVLVAKEEGILDLGIYNGHVAWLPGDPEAEAPENVQAAGI from the coding sequence ATGTTCGCTCGCTTCTTCAGAATTCCCTTGTGGCAACGCACCTTCGCCGGCCTCGCCTTGGGCGTCATCGCGGGACTGATCCTGCGCGAGCGGGCCGAAATCTGGCTCCAGCCGATCGGCGACATCTATCTGAACCTGATCCGCATGGTGGTGGCGCCCCTGGTGCTGTTCACCATCGCCAGCTCCATCGCCAAGTTGGGGGAGGGGGCCGGGGCGGTGCGGCTGGGCGTGCGGACCATCGTATGGTTCGCCATCACCTCGCTGCTGGCCGTTCTGGTCGGTTTCGCCTTCGGCCACATCATCAATCCGGGCGTCGGCTTGTCCAACCTGCCCTTGGGCGAGGTCAAGGAACGGGTCATCCCGACGCCGCTGGAGGTGCTGATCGGGGTGGTGCCGACCAATCCGTTCGCCGCCTTGGCCGAGGGCAGGGTGCTGCAGATCATCTTCTTCTCGGCCCTGATCGGCGTGGCCCTGGTGGCGCTGGGCGACCGGGCGCAGAATGTGAGGCGGCTGGTCGATGAAGGGGCGGCCGTCATCTTCCGGATCACGCGCTGGGTGATCCAGCTGACGCCCATCGGCGTGTTCGGCCTGATCGGCTCGGTCGTCGGCGGCTATGGCTGGGAGGCCCTGCTGCCCTTGCTCAAGTTCATTGGCGCCATCTATGCGGCCTGCCTGTTCCACATCCTGATCGTCTATTCGGGCCTGCTGAAGTTGCACGGCCTGAAGGTGACCAGCTTCTTCCGCGGCGCCTTTGCCGCCCAGCAGACGGCCTTCGCCACCTCTTCCTCCTTGGGGACCCTGCCGATCACCCTGCGCCAGACGGTCGAGCGCCTGGGCGTGCCCCAGGCCTACGCCGCCTTCGCCGTCCCCCTCGGCGCCAATGTGAAAATGGACGGGTGCGGCGCCATCTATCCCGCCATCGCCGCGATCTTCATCGCCCAGTATTTCCAGATCGACCTGACCCTGACCCAGTACATCCTGATCGGCCTGACGGCGGTGCTGGGGTCGCTGGGCACCGCCGGCGTGCCGGGGACGTCCATCGTCATGCTGACCTTGACCCTGTCCACCGCCGGTCTGCCGCTGGAGGGCATCGGCTATATCGTCGCCATCGACCGGATCATCGACATGATGCGCACGGCGACCAATGTGACCGGCCAGATGCTGGTTCCGGTGTTGGTGGCCAAGGAAGAAGGCATTCTGGACCTGGGAATCTACAACGGCCACGTGGCCTGGTTGCCGGGCGACCCGGAAGCCGAGGCGCCGGAAAACGTGCAAGCCGCCGGAATCTGA
- a CDS encoding recombinase family protein — protein MFIGYARVSTADQNLDLQIDALKQAGCERIFSEAASGARVDRKALGEALSFAREKDVFVVWKLDRLGRTVGQLVDFVSALKSRGVEFRSLTDGIDTTTPAGRFFFHMMAALAEMERDLIRERTMAGLAAARARGRTGGRKRALSARQLEQVRLLLQHPDQTMGAVATTFGISRSTLYRALARTSDQIGK, from the coding sequence ATGTTTATCGGATACGCGCGGGTCTCGACTGCGGACCAAAACCTCGATCTCCAGATTGACGCGCTGAAACAGGCGGGCTGCGAGCGGATTTTCTCTGAAGCTGCGTCCGGCGCGCGGGTAGATCGCAAGGCATTGGGCGAGGCTTTGAGCTTTGCCCGAGAGAAAGATGTCTTCGTCGTTTGGAAGCTTGACCGCCTAGGCCGCACAGTCGGTCAGCTTGTTGATTTCGTCAGTGCCCTAAAGAGCCGCGGCGTTGAATTTCGAAGCCTGACTGATGGCATCGACACTACGACACCGGCAGGACGGTTCTTCTTCCATATGATGGCGGCTCTAGCCGAAATGGAGCGAGACCTGATCCGCGAGCGGACCATGGCAGGCTTGGCAGCCGCTCGCGCGAGAGGACGAACTGGCGGGCGTAAGCGGGCTCTATCGGCGCGCCAGCTTGAGCAGGTCCGTCTCTTACTTCAGCATCCCGATCAGACGATGGGAGCCGTAGCGACCACTTTCGGGATTTCTCGCAGCACTTTGTATCGCGCTTTGGCCCGGACTTCGGATCAGATCGGCAAATAG
- a CDS encoding nickel/cobalt efflux transporter, with product MTPFADLLQQGSAHAWLFIPSALLLGALHGLEPGHSKTMMAAFIVAVRGTVWQAILLGLSATLSHTAIVWAIALAGLYFGRNLDIEASEGWFQLASALIILGVAAWMIFATWREQRAVHNEHGHDHDHGHSHRHDGTRRIDTGHGVLVLSIFEEDIPPEFRVAAESGLLAETEDIIVTTTREGGATQSFKFERYGEVLRSTEDIPEPHAFTARLTIGRPGHVHAFDVVFSEDDHGHDHGHGGLDVSDPDYQDAHERAHANDIKRRFADRKVTTWQIMLFGLTGGLIPCPASITVLLLCLQLREVALGATLVLCFSIGLAATMVTVGVAAAIGMRHAETRWSKGFSSFARKAPYASGALIAIVGIVLTWQAIAALTS from the coding sequence ATGACGCCGTTCGCGGATTTGCTCCAGCAGGGTTCGGCTCACGCCTGGCTCTTCATCCCTTCGGCCCTGCTGCTGGGCGCTTTGCACGGTCTGGAGCCCGGCCACTCCAAGACCATGATGGCCGCCTTCATCGTCGCCGTGCGCGGGACCGTCTGGCAGGCCATCCTACTGGGCCTGTCGGCGACCCTGTCCCACACCGCCATCGTGTGGGCGATTGCACTCGCCGGCCTCTATTTCGGCCGCAACCTCGACATCGAGGCGTCGGAGGGTTGGTTCCAACTGGCGTCGGCGCTGATCATCCTCGGGGTCGCCGCCTGGATGATCTTCGCCACCTGGCGCGAGCAGCGCGCCGTGCACAACGAGCATGGCCACGATCATGACCACGGCCACAGCCACAGGCACGACGGCACACGGCGCATCGACACTGGGCACGGCGTCCTCGTCCTCAGCATCTTCGAGGAGGACATCCCGCCCGAGTTCCGCGTCGCGGCCGAAAGCGGTCTCCTAGCGGAGACCGAGGACATCATCGTCACGACGACCCGGGAAGGCGGCGCAACACAGAGCTTCAAATTTGAGCGCTACGGCGAGGTTCTACGCTCCACCGAGGACATTCCCGAGCCGCACGCCTTCACGGCACGGCTAACCATCGGGCGCCCTGGCCACGTCCACGCCTTCGACGTCGTCTTCAGCGAGGACGACCATGGTCACGATCACGGCCACGGCGGTCTAGACGTCTCCGATCCCGACTACCAGGACGCTCACGAGCGCGCCCACGCCAACGACATCAAAAGGCGGTTCGCCGACCGCAAAGTGACCACCTGGCAGATCATGCTGTTCGGTTTGACCGGGGGCCTGATCCCTTGCCCAGCTTCGATCACCGTGCTTTTGCTGTGCCTGCAGCTCAGGGAGGTCGCCTTGGGCGCCACTCTCGTGCTGTGTTTCTCGATCGGATTGGCGGCGACGATGGTCACGGTAGGCGTCGCGGCCGCTATCGGGATGCGGCATGCCGAGACGCGCTGGTCGAAAGGCTTCTCATCCTTCGCACGCAAAGCTCCCTACGCTTCAGGCGCTCTCATAGCCATTGTCGGTATAGTGCTCACATGGCAGGCGATAGCGGCGCTGACGTCCTAA
- a CDS encoding metal-sensing transcriptional repressor has translation MAHVSHAAHPAIIKRLRRADGHLNTVIQMIESGRPCLDLAQQLHAIEKAVAAAKKALIHDHIDHCLAHAAEGDPDEARQAMAEFKDITKYL, from the coding sequence ATGGCTCACGTTTCCCATGCCGCCCATCCCGCGATCATCAAACGCCTTCGACGCGCGGACGGTCACCTGAACACGGTCATCCAGATGATCGAGAGCGGACGCCCATGCCTGGATTTGGCGCAGCAGCTTCACGCCATTGAAAAGGCCGTCGCTGCGGCCAAGAAGGCGTTGATTCACGACCATATCGACCATTGCCTGGCCCATGCGGCCGAGGGCGATCCGGACGAGGCTCGCCAAGCCATGGCCGAGTTCAAAGACATCACCAAATACCTGTGA
- the chrA gene encoding chromate efflux transporter: MSRPSLPDPTLARSETLDEPSPPPLSYGALFLRFLKFGALAFGGPVAQIAMLRRELVEEEGWMSGPRFNRLLAVMQVLPGPEAHELSVHLGMRAKGRWGGVLAGLGFMLPGFVLMMILSWLYFRIDFDRAWVGAAFLGVQAAVIALILRAVHRIGQHILIDRWLWGIGLTSATAALVGVSFWITLPAAGVVYALAASGRRGWAIGVAALAVAVAVAARLSAPDPIVRASLDFVAAAPGAVAPWILFLSGLKAGLLTFGGAYTAIPFLRNDAAAQGWMGDGQFLDGLALSGVLPAPLIIFSTFIGYVAGGPLGALAITAGVFLPAFAFSLVFYDRLETVIEMDGVKALLEGVAAGVVGLIAVTALQLVISLFTPLSQIAVLGTILAAAFTANWFWKSKLAPPVILAAAGLAGVMLLRV, encoded by the coding sequence ATGTCCCGTCCTTCCCTGCCTGATCCGACCCTCGCTCGATCCGAGACGCTCGACGAGCCCTCGCCGCCCCCGCTGTCCTACGGCGCGCTGTTCCTGCGCTTCCTGAAGTTCGGGGCCCTGGCCTTCGGCGGCCCGGTCGCCCAGATCGCCATGCTGCGCCGCGAGCTCGTCGAGGAGGAAGGCTGGATGTCCGGTCCCCGCTTCAACCGACTGCTGGCGGTCATGCAGGTGCTGCCGGGGCCGGAGGCGCACGAACTCAGCGTCCATCTCGGCATGCGCGCCAAGGGACGCTGGGGCGGGGTCCTCGCCGGTCTCGGCTTCATGCTGCCGGGCTTTGTGCTGATGATGATCCTGTCGTGGCTCTATTTCCGCATAGACTTCGACCGCGCCTGGGTCGGGGCCGCCTTCCTCGGCGTGCAGGCGGCCGTGATCGCCCTGATCCTGCGGGCCGTCCATCGGATCGGCCAGCATATCCTCATCGACCGCTGGCTCTGGGGCATTGGCCTCACCAGCGCGACCGCCGCCCTGGTCGGCGTCAGCTTCTGGATCACCCTGCCGGCGGCGGGCGTCGTCTACGCCCTGGCTGCTTCAGGTCGGCGCGGATGGGCCATCGGCGTCGCCGCCCTCGCCGTGGCGGTCGCTGTCGCCGCCCGACTGTCGGCGCCAGACCCCATCGTCAGAGCGTCGCTCGATTTCGTCGCTGCCGCTCCGGGCGCTGTGGCGCCGTGGATCCTCTTTTTGTCGGGGCTGAAGGCGGGTCTGCTGACCTTCGGCGGCGCCTACACCGCCATCCCGTTCCTGCGCAACGACGCTGCCGCCCAGGGGTGGATGGGGGACGGCCAGTTCCTCGACGGTCTCGCCCTGTCCGGCGTCCTGCCCGCGCCGCTGATCATCTTCTCGACCTTCATCGGCTATGTCGCCGGAGGTCCGCTCGGCGCGCTCGCCATCACCGCCGGCGTCTTCCTGCCCGCTTTCGCCTTCTCTCTGGTCTTCTACGATCGACTGGAGACGGTCATCGAGATGGATGGCGTGAAGGCCCTGCTGGAAGGCGTCGCGGCCGGCGTCGTCGGCCTGATCGCCGTCACCGCGCTGCAACTGGTCATCAGCCTCTTCACGCCGTTGAGCCAGATTGCGGTTCTGGGGACGATCCTCGCGGCCGCCTTCACTGCCAACTGGTTCTGGAAGAGCAAGCTCGCGCCGCCGGTCATCCTCGCGGCGGCAGGCTTGGCCGGGGTCATGCTTCTCCGCGTCTGA
- a CDS encoding transmembrane anchor protein — translation MYNANKPDASELPSTAKLLKSTGLAVVVASALLVTVVLPAEYGIDPTRVGSLLGLTEMGRIKRQLAAEATAEEASAAPQAVTVAITPLASSAGADAAPTVAPPTPSTDLAPNTTAAAMPSVPAAGPTTAVRSDRTSLTLEPDEGGEIKLTMKEGDRAQFTWSTDGGAVNYDTHGDGRGISYHGYDKGTDTRVEGVLVAAFDGKHGWFWRNRGDEAVTITLVTRGAYERVEFVE, via the coding sequence ATGTACAACGCCAACAAACCCGACGCCTCCGAACTGCCGTCGACCGCCAAGCTGCTCAAATCCACCGGCCTCGCCGTGGTCGTCGCCTCGGCCCTGCTCGTCACCGTCGTCCTTCCCGCCGAGTACGGGATCGATCCGACGCGCGTCGGCTCGCTCCTCGGTCTGACCGAGATGGGCCGGATCAAGCGTCAGCTCGCCGCCGAGGCCACGGCCGAAGAGGCCAGCGCCGCTCCGCAAGCCGTCACCGTGGCCATCACGCCCCTCGCTTCTTCGGCCGGGGCTGACGCCGCGCCGACGGTCGCCCCGCCGACGCCTTCGACAGACCTCGCCCCCAACACGACCGCCGCCGCCATGCCGTCCGTCCCGGCGGCCGGACCTACGACGGCGGTCCGCTCGGACCGGACGAGCCTGACGCTCGAGCCCGACGAGGGTGGCGAGATCAAGCTAACCATGAAGGAGGGCGATCGCGCGCAGTTCACCTGGTCCACCGACGGCGGGGCGGTGAACTACGACACCCATGGCGACGGACGCGGTATCTCCTATCACGGCTACGACAAGGGCACGGACACCCGCGTCGAAGGCGTTCTGGTCGCCGCCTTCGACGGCAAGCATGGCTGGTTCTGGCGCAATCGCGGCGACGAGGCCGTGACCATCACCCTGGTGACGCGCGGCGCCTATGAGCGCGTTGAGTTCGTCGAATAG
- a CDS encoding HupE/UreJ family protein, translating into MTAAIHRWTAWLRTPAGVLLLGLFILFLNGCLTAAFAHGVAEGDKGYIQETSGFLFWPFVYLGAKHMVTGYDHLLFLLGVIFFLYRMKDISLYVTLFAIGHSTTLLLGVLTDISVSSYLVDAVIGLSVAYKALDNMGAFQRWFGFQPSTEAATLIFGLVHGFGLATKLQDFNLSPDGLIGNLIAFNVGVEVGQLLALGAILIVMGFWRKTSGFWRHAYAANVVLMTLGFILAGYQLVGFFVA; encoded by the coding sequence ATGACCGCCGCGATCCATCGCTGGACGGCCTGGCTGAGGACGCCTGCGGGCGTCCTCCTGCTGGGGCTGTTCATCCTGTTCCTGAACGGCTGCCTGACCGCCGCCTTCGCGCACGGCGTGGCCGAGGGCGACAAGGGCTACATCCAGGAGACCTCGGGCTTCCTGTTCTGGCCGTTCGTCTATCTCGGGGCCAAGCACATGGTCACCGGCTACGACCACCTGCTCTTCCTGCTGGGGGTGATCTTCTTCCTCTACCGGATGAAGGACATCAGCCTCTATGTGACGCTGTTTGCGATCGGCCACTCCACCACCCTGCTGCTTGGAGTTCTGACCGACATCAGCGTCTCCAGCTATCTGGTGGACGCCGTCATCGGCCTGTCGGTCGCCTACAAGGCGCTCGACAACATGGGCGCCTTCCAGCGCTGGTTCGGCTTCCAGCCCTCGACCGAGGCCGCGACCCTGATCTTCGGCCTGGTCCACGGCTTCGGTCTGGCCACCAAGCTGCAGGACTTCAACCTCTCGCCCGACGGCCTGATCGGCAACCTCATCGCCTTCAACGTCGGGGTCGAGGTCGGCCAGCTCCTGGCCCTCGGCGCCATCCTCATCGTCATGGGCTTCTGGAGGAAGACGTCCGGCTTCTGGCGACACGCCTACGCCGCCAACGTCGTCCTCATGACCCTCGGCTTCATCCTGGCGGGCTATCAGCTCGTCGGCTTCTTCGTCGCCTGA